The DNA segment GTGTAAACAGAAATATTCTACAAGGGGGTCACCCAATCTTTGTGTTTTCTCTCCAATATGGAAAGACTACAAATCATGCCTTGTCAGCTTCACTGGAAGTTATGTCTTGATCTCACTATGGTGAACAAATCAGCCATCATTGTTCAAGATcagaaattattttccttttcatcTTAATAGGCTGGGTTAGGAGAGATTGAAAAACAGTGGTTTGTGTGCTTGCAAGGATTTTATGTTCCTGGTTTTCTCTATCAGAAGAGTGAGCAGGAGGATACTGGTGTTAGAACATAAGTGGCTTTCCGATAATATTTATCACGATTCTGAAAATTTTGATACTGCTAAAGTGGAACTTTGTTTTTGAACAGTCTAAATAGACAAATCCTGGATGTTGTAAGTGGTATAGTGAAGTCAATTAGAGCATAACTTTAGCTGATTGTAAATTTCAACGCTGCACAATAATGATATGCACTACatcacattttcactcagagcTACATGTCCTAAAAGAAAGCTTCTTCCCATATGAATCTATCGTAGCATCCTGAAActcaaaatacatttttaaatacaATTCAACAGATGATTACGTAATGTTAGAATTATTTGACACATTGCAGCTCCTCTCAGTATGGCACTTAAAGTAGATAAGAACTCAGAAGTGAAGAGTAGTGTaggattgtaacgaggtcagtcaCGTGGACCTCTTAAAATATGAGTTCCCCGATTGGACTGGATTAAGAGCcacaatcagagagccctggctgacagacacaaACATCCTGTTTTCTCTGacagctggttctgagggagctgaattGGTGCCATTAACTCTCCACCtttaaataaagggtaacttggtgacaggatactggcctctgtggaattatttcaagtgtcagatgacacaaagttggctTAATGTTATCATTTGCTTTGATTTTCAGAGGCTTTTCATGAAGGTTCTAATATGAAGCATTTAAAGTAAAGATTTGTTGACAATTATTGACTTGGATTAACAAGCACCTTATAAAGTTGAAAGCACCAGTGATGATTAATGGAAGAAACGTAGAAAGACAGAAAATAGGtacaagaataggccatttggccctttgagcctgcattgccattcaatacaatcatgactgattatccaactctcgctttctccccataccctttgaaaACTCTAAGGTGAACAGAAAGCCAACGCCAGAAACTTGTGGAGTTCTATAGGATCTTGTtcaaagaatgtgcaaattctgtgAAGTTGGCTGCTGAGGCCATCTTGAAAATGATGGTTTTAATGTCAAATAAGCAGCAAAGTAAGCTTCACTGGATAGATAAAGATCCCAGGGTAGACTGTTACATTTGAATTTTGACATTCAATATTATAACCAAGTGGATCAAATTACAAAGTTATCTTGAGTTGAAAAGTTTAACGAGTTACTGTTAGAAGGAACCAGAAGGACATTCAAATTAAAACTATCAACTCAGATATACGCATTCTAAATGACAAATTATTCTATCTAATGTAGCATTTCATCTGTATCTTTGGCTCTATAAATGGAATTATATTCAATCAATAGTCGAGCCAGTGAATAAATTCTAGTAACCAATTTACTCTGACTGGATGTTTGCATATGCTAACTTAGCATAGTGGAGGCTGGAAGATAGCAATTGAAGTATGCTGATGTTACAGAAAGAATCCTCATAGAATTCCTCTCTATTCAACACAGCGTTCATTTTTATTGACCATTCACCAACATATGCCAGTATGAAGTTTTCAATGATCCAAAACAAGCATGAGAAGTTGAATGCTTATTTCAACCATTTGAGCACAAGTACAAATTTGAACAGAACAGAAATCAAGCTTACAAATCAAGTGCTAAGATAACTTTTTTAGTACATTTTCTGGTCTAATGTATTCTACTCGGAAAAGGACATGAACAACAATGAGGATGAATCAAGGATGACCATGAGGAATATAGATACAGTTAGTGGTAGGTGTATTTTCCCAGGATGGGGGACTTGAGGATTGGatgacatatttttaagatgagaggacagAGATTCAAAAAGCCATggagacatttttttttaaacagaggacAATTCGTGTATGgcatgaacttcctgaggaagtggtgaatataggcaccattacaatgtttaaaaaagacacttggataagtatatgaataggaaaggtttggagagttatgggtcaggagcaggcaggtgggactagcttagtttgggattatgttcagcatagactggttggaccaaagggtatgtttctgttctgtatggctctatgactccatgatccAGGATGCTAAGTGGTGAACAGAACTTATTGTAGAAAAAGTAATTATAAGCAGGGATAAAATAGTTAAAATATTGAGAACTATAAAGTAATGGATGCAAAGTTATTATTAAATTTGGATGATGATGAGTGCAGTTTTAGAGAAAACAGGTTAAAAATAAATCAGTCTCAAACTACACTCAAAATTAGAATATTTGCCTTTCATTCAACACAATAGTGAATGAATCAGATTTCAGGTAAAAACTAATGCTTCATAAAAGATAAATATCTGAAAGTTATTGCTTTAAGCAAATCAAATGGTCAAACTGAACTTTTGTGATCAACTAAATGTTAAAATGCACAGAAACTATAACAGTCCTTAATATTCAAACAAAGCCATTAAGAATTTAGAGAAGCAAAATTATTTTTCTAATACTGCATTGTGTTAAAGTTTTGCCAAGGAACTGGAAAACAACAGCCAAGTTTGATTTTTGGCCAGAAGTTCACCTCTGATGGGGATCCGATTAAAACTACCATTTTCATGGGAATTTGGCGAAGCCGGGAGGATTTGATGAACACTTAATAGACATGGAAATGGTTTGCTTATTCAATTAGAGCCAGCTTGAAAAGGAACGGTGAATACATCAAGTGTGAAATTAATTTTCGTTTAAAAATTCCAAAGCAGGCATTATGAAGGCTGCTGGATATCCTGAAGAAGACAATTGCAGTTTGTGTAGAAACCTTTCACTGCTGCAATAGCATGTGAAATTATGGATAGAACAGGAGTCCTTGCACCCAGAGCAGGGCTGCTCCTCTATTTATTGATGGGGACTTGGATCatatgttggaggctgaaggagaGGAGGATCATCCTACTACCAGAGGTGGCAAGAGGACGGTACCTTTGCTGACCACACAGGTCTAACTCCAAACATCTGTAGCCAACAGTGACAAAGGTGAGACAATGGGAACTCTGTTAGTATTTCAAGAGTTTAATGACCTCATAAATTCTGGCAAAGGGAATGCTCCCAACATACTGAGGACATCTCAGGACTTGCACCAACCAGCAAAAACTTCACCAGAGCAGACTCAGAATGCATTCTGCTCGtaaattaggaatgagcaactaAGGCACTTATTGGCTCCTCAGAATTGCTTACAGCCAGAGGGCTCCTGAAAGCTTTCACCACTGAGACATACAACTGTAAATGGGCAGGAGAGATGGCACCCTAAAAGGTGAGAGGGATGGCAGTCGCCCTTCCTCTATCAAATAGCCATGGAGAAAACAATAATAGAGATCACAAAAATGTGAGTGAGGAGGAAGTCAGGCCTGGCAAAAGAGAAGCTCCTGGTTGACTTGGTGATTACAGAAGGAAACTTGTTGATTGAGGAAGTAGATGTGCAATGTATTTGCTAGCATGTCATGCACTGAGTAGCATTTAGAAATTTTAGCATTGCAGTGGTTTCTAATCTTGTAATTGAGGTTTTGTCATCTCTTCAGGTGCAGATTTCCAACCCATGACATATCTTTTCCCTCTAGATCCATAGGGCAACAGAAGCATGAGCATGAAGCAGTAGCTTAGTCAcattttataggtgcaccatccaTCATCACAGGTACTCCAACATGTGGAGCCTTGCATGTGTGTAGATTGTGTAGCAGATGACAATGATCACATCAATAGTATGCAGCTTGAGGCAGCGAGAGCTGTGGTCAACTCCCAAGTGAGGACGACATACACAGTTCTATTCAGCTGAACACAAGTTCAAGATTCGGGGGTCACAGAAAAGATGGTCCTTTCTTGAATAGCAGTAAGAAATATGTTCCCACATCTCAATGTTCACTGAGACAGTATGGGTTCTGCACCGACCTGTTTTTCCAAAGAATTAATTATGTGTTATTTATAAACCACAAAGACGTAGCAGCATATTTCCAAGCACAATGAAACCACTGCAATGCTGAAAGTTCTAAATGCTACTCAGTGCATGATATGCTAGCACATGACATTGCACAGAGAAGACATGCAAGTTATATGGTCACAAATTTGGCTCCAGAAATGAATTTTGGCAGTTAACTACAAAATCCAATCAATGACATATCCTAAATCATACCCTAGCAATTTGTACCTGTGGATGAACAATGCTCTCAGCATCATTCAGACGGATATTATCATCTATAAATATATGCTGTATTCCAGTTTCAGAAGGATCGATCCAAAATGGTTTACCGCCTTCGTTTGAGAAGCTATTCCTAGACCACCTGAAAGAACAAGGAACACAAGACACCTTTTCAAAATTAGTAAAGCAATTCTCTAATACTTGGAGTTTTGCTCCAATATAATGACGAAACTATGACAAATTTGAAGCCTAGTCACAGCTAAAAAGTTCAGTATGAGATTATTTGAAGCGATCACTTCTATTTCCTGATAACAGCAAACTGTTAACATGCTGATTTATACAGGTTTTAGGATTTTTTTCATGAATAATGAACTGTAGAAATCAATCTATTTTTTCAAACCAGCAAGTTAAAACTTGATTAAAGTATTGTAGTCCAAACAATTCTTTTTGGTTTAGTGAAGTATTGCTATTGTAATCCTTAAATTTGCAATGGACAATTAACGTCTAAGACTCACCAGTCAAAATGATCCTGAAAACCTACAATTCCTTCCAATGAAGAGAAATAATGATATACAGCTCTATCATCTGACTGTGTAGAAATCCGCTCAGATCCCAAGGTCAACACAACATTCTTTTTATTACAACGGATTTTACCCGGAGATATTCTCAATGGAAGCTAAAGGGAAAAAAATAAGGGTAATATCTGTTAGTTAATGTTTATAAAAGCCTTTCATCTTAAACTGAAGAATCACGTGCTCTTGGCTATTAGAAAAATCTAACTATCTCTGAACATTAAATTGttcacaaaacaaaaagaaagagacTAAAACAAAATGCATCTTAGAACAATTAGTCTAGGTGAAGGGAACAAGAAAGCTAATGCTTTAAGTGCAGATTTCTATTTGGGAAAAAGGATTCAGATCACAAACATGAATTTACCTGTTAGACCCAAAAATGACAATAACCAAATCCACTGTTGCAAATTTCCaggctgttttgtttttgtttcaaattaacaGTAATCTGCAGTATTTACCTTTCACTTGGAACAATGAAGTTATTTATATCTATTATACAGTGTTTAAACACCCCCACGCATAAAGACAACTTTTAATCTTTCAACAGAATTATTAAATATCTTTTTCTCTCTATTTCGTTGTGATACATTTCAAATTCCATTATGTGAAAAGCACACGTAGACAACTGATATCTAGCTTTTCCCAAAGTTCTTCCTGAGGTAAGTACAAAGTGGTGCACAACAATAGTCTGCCCTAACTTGACTGACTGTCTTCCTTTATCCCTGGTAGTAAAGTATCAAGTTCAAAGTGAAAATATTAACATATGCACAAAGAAcaaaagtaggccactcagccctttcagcctgctcTGCACTTAATTTTGATTTTAACTTCAAGTTCCTGCATATCACTATTAATCTTTCATTCCCTTGGTAATCAAGTATTTattctacttctgccttaaaaatatttgctgtccactgccttttgaggaagggaaccCCAAAGACTCATCATCCTGACAGAAAAATGCTtgctcatctgttttaaatggacacTCCCTTAGTGTTAACCCATAACACCTAGTTCTAGGTTctcccagaagaggaaacatcctttcaacaatCACCTGATCAAGTCACCTCAGCATCTgaaatgtttcaattaagtcaccaacTCCTATGTTTACAGGCCTAGACTGTCTCACCTTCCCTCATGTCAAGATTCAGTACTGTAGAGGCAGAGTTTAATGTCCCCTCTACTCTCAAGGCGAGTTCCAAGAGGCAGGAGTAGAGGCGGTGGGAATTTGGACCCTCTCGCCACCACACTTTAAGCAGGCTTGTGGGTCATCTATTAGCCTGGACAGCAATTCAGGCTCTTATAATGTAATTAATGCCTACATAAGTGTCTCCTCCTCCTACCTCTGGTGAACTCACCATGTGGAGAGACTGGCAAGCAAACCTGATTGGGCTGTATCTGCTCTCGTGACCCAAATCAAAAATAGGGGCCTGTTCACAGTTAGACCCATGTCTTTCCCCTGCCCTTTCTTCACCCAGCCCCACCTTTTCCTTAATGATAAAGCCTAAGTGTGTTACTGGCTACAATTGACACCAGAGAGGTTCCAGCATCTGATTGGCACCTCTCAAGAATTAGATTCCCATCCTGTCGGGGGAGGTGCAGAGACTAAATGTCCCAGTGGAAGCAAGAATCATGGCAGCAGGGTTTCTGCTCCTCATAAGCAGCTTCATTTCCTGAGAGTTTCCAATGATTGCGACAATAGGGGGGTACCAACAATGTTGGTTGTCAGACCTTTTCCAACCCCTTATTAAATTCCATCCAATAAAGAGAAATTCAAGTTGTCTGGTTTGGAAAAATATCAGAATGAATAATCACTATAGCTTACCAGACcaatattaaaattttaaaaaattctgtctTTATGCATTCATTTGAAAATTAAGCTTTGCTTACATGTTTCGCTTGAAGATGTTGATACTGAGGATGCTGACCAGACAGGGTGATCTGAATGGTCTTTAAAGTTCTACTCAAGTCCGACCCAAAGGTTCGAAGTACGATGGCAAATTCTCTGCCTTGTGATGACAAACAATCAATTAACTCAAAGAAAGATGGAAGGATTCGATGGTACTCTTTGCCATCCTCATCAGTCATTGATAGAAGCTCATTGTGGGGACCCATCCATTCTACTTTCTGTAAGTGGTCTGTAAAAATCTTTTTAAAGAGGGAACCATCACCAGTCTCTGTGAAATCCAATGGCCTCCCAAACTGCGAATAatagctcacagcaccatcacAAGGTGGGTTCAAGGAAGGTACTTTACTCAGCCATTCCCATTTTCCTGAAAAATAATTCACACTGTAATCAGCTTAACTTATCATATTGCTAGTGGTTTTGATGAAGACATTATGACGGTAACAACATCTAGTAGGTAAATACAGGGAAACTTACCTCTACTGGAGAAATGACCAAATAAAAGATTTATCATTTCAAAATTAGCATTAGGTAGGTTAGGATGAAATAAAGAGACTCATCCTTAAAAAGAAATCACAGAAAAGTTGAAACTCACTATTTAAAATGTTCTTAAGGCTAAGTCAATTGAAAATGTCAAAACTGAAACTAAAATggttttgttaagcaaagaccCTGTGGTAGATGGAACGAAAGGCAAAAGAGAAACTAGaaacagaatagggccccttaaaaacCAAGAAGGCTGTATGCGTATCGACTCACAAAAGATgtgtgagatactaaacaagtatttcgcatcactagagaacttggggaaatggtgataccttgaaaagtgtccaCAGAGGAGGTGCCGCACATCTTAAAACTCataaaagatggataaatccccaggacctgatcaagagTATTCCAGACTTTGTGGGATTATTATTTATATTATTTCTTATTTATATATTCTttatttagtcatagagtcatagagatgtatagcatggaa comes from the Hemiscyllium ocellatum isolate sHemOce1 chromosome 14, sHemOce1.pat.X.cur, whole genome shotgun sequence genome and includes:
- the si:dkey-32e6.3 gene encoding uncharacterized protein si:dkey-32e6.3; the protein is MAEIHPDHDTERVESVSSQMITEIPKTLNCSRSKLIVHLDLNNTVLLFDTITRQGPRRALSSFLTTVTWGRINQEGKWEWLSKVPSLNPPCDGAVSYYSQFGRPLDFTETGDGSLFKKIFTDHLQKVEWMGPHNELLSMTDEDGKEYHRILPSFFELIDCLSSQGREFAIVLRTFGSDLSRTLKTIQITLSGQHPQYQHLQAKHLPLRISPGKIRCNKKNVVLTLGSERISTQSDDRAVYHYFSSLEGIVGFQDHFDWWSRNSFSNEGGKPFWIDPSETGIQHIFIDDNIRLNDAESIVHPQVFMKNGSGTRTVPTSELFDICLVQTDLLRAIHDRSYFIKCVQQCEENYSKYTALSH